In a genomic window of Anoplopoma fimbria isolate UVic2021 breed Golden Eagle Sablefish chromosome 6, Afim_UVic_2022, whole genome shotgun sequence:
- the LOC129092611 gene encoding G-protein coupled receptor 26-like — protein sequence MDAADIVSTVLVLGIIILSLLSNVVVLICFLYNPEIRKQVPGLFILNLTFCNLLLSVSSMPLTLVGLTTAGYPGGSGFCQIVGFLDTFLTTNSMLSMAALSIDRWVAVVFPLSYHSRIRHRDAVLALAYTWMHSLCFSAVATCRSWVGYHHLYASCTLCNARAKGAGTQFIVFTVALHSLTFLLTLIVMCVTYLKVLKVARFHCKRIDVITMQTLLLLVDIHPSVRQKCLDEQKQRRQRATKKISTFIGTFVVCFTPHVITRIVELFSLGPISPHWGVLSKCLAYSKAASDPFVYSLLRHQYRKTCNLLANKVLKRSPLNSSSLRMENNAARSDNNSHTTNNIQLTANKPQ from the exons ATGGACGCAGCGGACATAGTTTCCACCGTTTTGGTTTTGGGGATTATTATCTTGTCGCTGCTGTCCAACGTCGTGGTGCTGATCTGCTTTCTGTACAACCCGGAGATCCGTAAACAGGTACCCGGTCTTTTTATTCTCAACTTGACGTTTTGCAACCTGTTGCTCAGCGTGTCCAGCATGCCGCTGACTCTGGTCGGGCTCACCACCGCGGGCTACCCCGGAGGCAGCGGCTTCTGCCAAATTGTGGGTTTCCTCGACACTTTCCTCACTACTAACTCCATGTTGAGCATGGCAGCTCTCAGCATCGATAGATGGGTGGCGGTGGTGTTCCCTCTGAGCTACCACTCCAGAATACGACACCGGGATGCAGTGCTGGCTCTGGCATACACGTGGATGCACTCACTTTGCTTCTCAGCGGTGGCCACCTGTCGCTCCTGGGTCGGGTACCATCACCTTTACGCATCGTGCACTCTCTGCAATGCCAGGGCGAAGGGCGCCGGGACGCAGTTCATCGTGTTCACCGTGGCTTTGCACTCTCTCACCTTCCTCCTCACGCTGATCGTGATGTGTGTAACGTATTTGAAAGTGCTGAAAGTTGCGAGGTTTCACTGTAAACGCATCGACGTGATCACCATGCAGACGTTGCTGCTGCTTGTGGATATTCACCCCAG TGTGCGGCAGAAATGCTTGGATGAGCAGAAGCAGAGGCGGCAGAGGGCCACCAAAAAGATCAGTACTTTCATCGGCACCTTTGTTGTGTGCTTCACCCCACATGTCATTACAAG AATTGTAGAGCTCTTCTCTCTAGGGCCCATAAGCCCTCACTGGGGAGTTCTTTCCAAATGTTTGGCCTACAGCAAGGCGGCCAGCGACCCGTTTGTCTACTCGCTGCTGCGTCACCAGTACAGGAAGACCTGCAACCTTCTGGCTAACAAAGTCCTCAAGAGGAGTCCACTgaactcctcctccctcaggaTGGAAAACAATGCAGCGAGAAGCGACAACAACTCACACACAACCAACAACATCCAACTGACTGCCAACAAGCCACAGTGA